In Desulfolucanica intricata, the following are encoded in one genomic region:
- the abc-f gene encoding ribosomal protection-like ABC-F family protein has protein sequence MMNLHFDNLSKSYKGKTVLNNISGKINITDKIGLVGANGIGKTTLAEILSGRKTCDTGKISRSPANGKILYIEQYPVFDANISVYREIFRVAAASHKTVKDVKTIVTKALHRVKIDEKKWQQPALTLSGGEKTKLALCRAMVSDFDLLILDEPTNHLDINNYQWLEEFVTSLKQPLLVISHDRFFLDNAVNQIWELTNQGLKVYPGNYSAYKVQKEIMKASITREYNKQQIKIQHLKQVINERKNWYRSAHRSAGQNDFYRSKAKKHAHVIKAKERELARIEQAKVDKPVKAVSPAFEIINKNITGKKLPQFLLQGKDLSKCFGDKTVFEHISFNIKRGDKIALIGANGVGKTTLLKMICQLDHDYSGNIIINPSVKIGYFAQELDNLPPGSSILDEVLTQGSTVAEARLLLASLLFKGNDVYKKIALLSMGEKGRVAFAKLILSGANLLVLDEPTNYMDMLSKERIEAVLAEFTGSILFVSHDRYFIQKLANRVFVIDNRKLYHYAGDYQYYLAKCKEQKAKEEVGADYQQLTDTIRQLECELAFLGGKLNEALDEEEKVKLNERFLTTAKELNKTKQLLKK, from the coding sequence ATGATGAATCTACATTTTGATAATCTAAGCAAAAGCTATAAAGGAAAAACTGTGTTAAATAATATTAGCGGCAAAATTAACATTACCGATAAAATTGGTTTAGTAGGTGCAAATGGTATTGGCAAAACAACCTTAGCTGAAATTTTATCCGGTCGAAAAACCTGTGATACGGGAAAAATCAGCCGTTCACCTGCCAATGGCAAAATCCTTTATATTGAACAATATCCGGTATTTGATGCCAACATATCAGTTTACCGGGAAATTTTCCGGGTAGCCGCAGCTAGCCACAAAACGGTGAAGGATGTTAAAACAATAGTAACAAAGGCGCTCCACCGGGTTAAAATAGATGAAAAAAAATGGCAGCAGCCGGCGCTAACCTTAAGTGGCGGGGAAAAAACCAAGCTGGCACTTTGTCGGGCGATGGTCAGTGACTTTGATTTGCTGATTCTTGATGAACCCACCAACCATCTGGATATTAACAATTATCAGTGGTTAGAGGAATTTGTCACCAGTCTAAAGCAACCCCTATTGGTTATCTCCCACGACCGCTTTTTTTTGGATAATGCAGTCAACCAAATTTGGGAATTAACAAACCAAGGACTAAAGGTTTACCCGGGCAATTACTCTGCCTACAAAGTACAAAAAGAAATAATGAAAGCAAGTATTACCCGAGAATACAATAAGCAGCAAATAAAAATTCAGCATCTAAAACAGGTGATCAATGAGAGAAAAAATTGGTATCGCAGCGCCCATAGATCGGCGGGGCAAAACGACTTTTACCGGTCTAAGGCTAAAAAACATGCCCATGTTATCAAGGCTAAAGAACGGGAACTTGCCAGAATAGAACAGGCTAAAGTAGATAAACCGGTAAAAGCTGTTTCCCCGGCATTCGAGATTATCAATAAAAACATTACCGGCAAAAAGTTACCCCAGTTTTTGCTCCAAGGGAAAGATTTGAGTAAATGTTTTGGGGACAAAACAGTGTTTGAACATATTTCCTTTAACATCAAGCGAGGAGATAAAATTGCCCTCATAGGTGCCAACGGCGTAGGCAAGACAACGTTACTAAAAATGATTTGTCAGCTGGACCACGACTATAGTGGTAACATTATTATCAATCCCTCGGTAAAAATCGGCTATTTTGCCCAAGAACTGGATAATTTACCCCCCGGGTCCTCCATCTTAGACGAGGTTTTAACCCAAGGATCAACTGTCGCCGAGGCCAGGTTATTATTGGCAAGTTTACTTTTTAAAGGGAATGATGTTTATAAAAAGATCGCCCTGTTAAGCATGGGAGAAAAGGGTCGGGTAGCCTTTGCCAAACTAATACTATCCGGTGCCAATTTGCTGGTATTAGATGAGCCGACCAATTATATGGATATGTTATCCAAAGAAAGGATAGAAGCAGTATTGGCCGAATTTACGGGCAGCATACTTTTTGTTTCTCACGACCGTTATTTTATTCAAAAATTAGCCAACAGAGTATTTGTTATAGATAACCGGAAATTATACCATTACGCCGGTGACTATCAATACTATTTAGCTAAATGTAAAGAACAAAAGGCTAAAGAGGAGGTAGGTGCGGATTACCAGCAGTTAACCGATACCATAAGACAATTGGAGTGTGAATTAGCCTTCCTGGGCGGTAAACTAAATGAGGCTTTAGATGAAGAAGAAAAGGTAAAGTTAAATGAAAGATTTTTAACAACAGCAAAAGAACTGAATAAAACTAAGCAGCTGCTAAAAAAGTAA
- a CDS encoding iron-containing alcohol dehydrogenase: MSLSWFRVPRDVVFGEGTLEYLKQIKGSKAFISLGKGSMKANGVLDRALSYLKEAGIEVTTFEGVESDPSIATVYRGAEKMREFAPDIIIGLGGCSAIDAAKAMWVFYEYPEKTFEDIKAPFTIPELRKKAKFIAIPSTSGTGTEVTCVAVITDQETGIKYPLASYEITPDIAIVDPELCVTMPPHVTADTGMDALSHSFEAYVSTMANEYTDTLALESIKMIFEWLPVATANGSDIQARTKMHIAQNFAGMSFSNAILGIVHSMSHKMNTKVPTTHGRCNAILMPPVIQYNAKVAGSRYAQIAKNMGLAGNNDAELVNALVERVRKLMSEIGIPSNLQEAGLPEDKFLAIVKESSEAALDDPCTGTNPRKPTVDDIMAIYKAAYYGNDVDF, from the coding sequence ATGAGTTTATCCTGGTTTAGAGTTCCTAGAGATGTTGTTTTTGGAGAAGGAACTTTAGAATATCTAAAACAAATCAAGGGTTCTAAGGCTTTTATTTCGCTTGGAAAGGGATCAATGAAAGCTAATGGAGTTCTTGACCGGGCCTTAAGTTATCTAAAAGAAGCAGGTATAGAAGTAACCACTTTTGAAGGGGTTGAAAGTGATCCTTCGATAGCTACAGTATACCGTGGTGCTGAAAAAATGCGGGAATTCGCACCTGATATAATTATTGGTTTAGGTGGTTGTTCAGCTATTGATGCAGCTAAAGCTATGTGGGTATTTTACGAATATCCGGAAAAAACTTTCGAAGACATAAAGGCTCCTTTTACTATCCCTGAACTAAGGAAAAAAGCAAAATTTATAGCTATTCCTTCGACTAGTGGTACAGGTACTGAAGTAACTTGTGTTGCAGTGATAACAGACCAAGAAACCGGAATAAAATATCCTTTAGCATCTTACGAAATTACTCCGGATATTGCTATTGTGGATCCCGAACTATGTGTTACTATGCCCCCACATGTAACAGCTGATACAGGTATGGATGCTTTGTCTCACTCATTTGAAGCGTATGTTTCAACCATGGCTAACGAGTATACAGATACACTCGCCTTGGAATCTATAAAAATGATTTTCGAATGGCTGCCAGTGGCAACAGCTAATGGTTCGGATATTCAAGCTAGAACAAAAATGCATATTGCGCAGAATTTTGCCGGTATGTCCTTCTCCAATGCAATATTAGGGATTGTGCATAGTATGTCTCATAAAATGAATACAAAAGTTCCAACCACCCATGGACGCTGCAATGCCATTTTAATGCCACCGGTTATTCAGTACAATGCTAAGGTTGCCGGCAGCCGCTATGCTCAAATTGCTAAAAATATGGGATTAGCCGGAAATAATGATGCTGAGCTAGTTAATGCCCTAGTTGAGAGAGTTAGAAAATTAATGTCAGAAATAGGTATTCCTTCTAATCTTCAAGAAGCGGGGTTGCCTGAAGATAAGTTTTTAGCAATTGTAAAAGAAAGTTCAGAAGCAGCATTAGATGATCCTTGTACTGGAACTAATCCGCGGAAACCAACTGTAGATGATATTATGGCGATTTATAAAGCAGCTTATTATGGTAATGATGTGGATTTTTAA
- a CDS encoding GNAT family N-acetyltransferase yields MNIRLATENDLPIIVDIYNSTVPSRMVTADTTPVTVESRFAWFREHNPNNRPIWVVEDGGNTLGWLSFSYFYNRPAYNSTAEVSIYIAEEHRGKGVGKKLLAKAIHESPTLGITTILGFIFAHNEPSLQLFRKFNFEQWGYLPKVAVLDGREKDLVILGLRVI; encoded by the coding sequence TTGAATATAAGACTTGCTACTGAAAACGATCTACCCATTATCGTAGATATTTATAATTCCACCGTCCCTTCAAGAATGGTTACAGCCGACACTACCCCGGTAACAGTTGAAAGTAGGTTTGCTTGGTTTCGTGAACATAACCCAAATAATCGTCCTATCTGGGTTGTAGAGGACGGGGGTAATACCTTGGGTTGGTTAAGTTTCTCTTATTTTTATAACAGGCCAGCCTATAATTCTACCGCTGAGGTAAGCATTTATATTGCTGAAGAGCATCGAGGAAAGGGTGTAGGTAAGAAATTACTGGCAAAGGCAATTCATGAGTCCCCTACATTGGGGATTACAACTATCTTAGGATTCATTTTTGCACACAATGAACCAAGCTTACAATTATTCCGTAAATTTAATTTTGAACAATGGGGTTATTTACCCAAAGTAGCTGTTCTTGATGGCAGAGAAAAGGACTTAGTTATCCTTGGACTACGAGTTATATAA
- the msrB gene encoding peptide-methionine (R)-S-oxide reductase MsrB, translating to MKSSINLGNDELATFAGGCFWCMVQAFQETAGVTKVVSGYTGGCKENPTYEEVCTHTTGHFEAVQVHFNPAIVSYEKLLEVFWRQIDPTDPGGQFFDRGSPYRTAIFYHNEEQKQQAELSKKAVNESGRFDKPIVTLILPAATFYPAEDYHQDYHRKNPLRYNQYRQGSGRDEFIKKYWGDGRWKDKELLKQKLTKLQYEVTQNNATEPPFKNEYWDNQREGIYVDVVSGEPLFSSIDKFNSGCGWPSFTKSLDAKNIKEEVDLSHGMERTEVRSRGANSHLGHVFRDGPTPTGLRYCINSAALRFIPKENLVKEGYGEYVSLFNKLR from the coding sequence ATGAAAAGCAGTATCAACCTTGGGAATGATGAACTCGCTACCTTCGCGGGAGGGTGTTTCTGGTGTATGGTGCAAGCCTTTCAAGAGACAGCAGGAGTTACTAAAGTGGTATCCGGTTATACCGGTGGTTGTAAGGAAAATCCCACCTATGAAGAGGTTTGTACCCATACTACCGGTCATTTCGAGGCGGTGCAGGTTCATTTTAATCCGGCTATCGTGAGCTATGAGAAACTTCTTGAGGTATTCTGGCGACAAATTGATCCAACCGATCCTGGCGGTCAGTTTTTCGACCGGGGATCCCCGTATCGAACGGCGATTTTTTATCATAACGAAGAGCAAAAACAACAAGCAGAATTATCTAAAAAGGCTGTTAATGAAAGTGGTCGGTTCGACAAACCCATAGTAACGCTAATACTTCCGGCAGCTACCTTTTACCCGGCCGAGGATTACCACCAAGATTACCACCGGAAAAACCCTCTCCGCTACAACCAATACCGCCAGGGTTCGGGTCGTGATGAGTTTATTAAAAAATACTGGGGGGATGGAAGGTGGAAGGATAAAGAGTTGCTTAAACAGAAGCTCACTAAACTCCAGTATGAAGTTACCCAAAATAATGCTACAGAGCCCCCATTTAAAAATGAATACTGGGATAATCAACGCGAAGGTATTTATGTGGATGTTGTATCCGGCGAACCTCTTTTCAGTTCCATTGATAAATTTAATTCCGGTTGCGGTTGGCCAAGTTTTACCAAATCGCTTGACGCTAAAAATATTAAAGAGGAAGTAGACCTGAGTCATGGCATGGAGCGTACAGAGGTTCGTAGCCGTGGGGCGAACTCGCATTTAGGCCATGTTTTCCGGGACGGACCAACGCCAACTGGTTTACGTTATTGCATCAATTCCGCTGCCCTGCGTTTTATTCCGAAGGAAAACCTGGTAAAGGAAGGATACGGTGAATATGTGAGCCTATTTAACAAATTAAGATGA
- a CDS encoding tyrosinase family protein, with amino-acid sequence MHRPNLNNLSPNERTLLANLIQLYTTPNIIDIHGNAVSSGIHSDPALFLSFHRNYIGGLETFLLQQGYPQWVPLPAWNPVEQIPQEFNIPNTGPERLQNLNPNVSFSPEFDQENLINFATVEELGEALIPRHNLVHRRIGGVMNNMRRAPVAPIFWPFHSFIDDIWWDWQRITVVVPSCIGLSIVNATRLLDNCGLHIDMKANFYTSPWIRIKQQKPAPLTVTPRGTIVKLYY; translated from the coding sequence ATGCACAGGCCTAACCTAAATAATTTATCTCCAAATGAAAGAACCTTATTGGCAAATCTAATCCAGCTATATACTACTCCTAACATTATAGACATACACGGGAATGCAGTATCATCCGGTATTCATAGCGATCCGGCTCTGTTCCTTTCTTTTCACAGAAACTATATCGGTGGTTTGGAAACCTTTTTGCTGCAGCAAGGTTACCCACAGTGGGTACCACTACCTGCATGGAACCCGGTAGAACAAATTCCCCAAGAATTTAATATTCCAAATACCGGCCCCGAAAGACTTCAGAATTTGAACCCCAACGTAAGTTTTTCACCGGAGTTCGACCAGGAGAATTTAATAAATTTTGCAACTGTTGAAGAACTGGGTGAGGCTCTAATACCCAGACATAACTTAGTCCATAGAAGAATAGGTGGGGTAATGAATAACATGAGACGAGCGCCGGTAGCCCCCATTTTTTGGCCTTTTCATAGTTTTATAGATGATATCTGGTGGGATTGGCAGAGGATTACCGTAGTTGTTCCCTCTTGCATCGGATTAAGCATAGTAAACGCCACCAGGTTATTGGATAATTGTGGTCTTCATATCGATATGAAAGCAAACTTTTATACTTCGCCCTGGATACGGATAAAGCAACAGAAGCCTGCACCTTTAACGGTGACTCCCCGTGGTACCATAGTCAAATTGTATTACTGA
- a CDS encoding TetR/AcrR family transcriptional regulator: MAKFTEREKEQIRQCLLTKGKELFTQYGLTKTSIDDLVQACGIAKGSFYKFFSSKEELFYIILQNQEEITNQLIGGHLRENLPPKELISSFLHTAFKLADENPLLQQFFQEGESERILRKLPKRLIKDFAQDHTKKGIAFVQALIQRGVLRKQDPEVINAVFHAIMLLRLHKEELGKDLFPRVMNLIIDYIAEGLTKTD, from the coding sequence ATGGCTAAATTTACTGAAAGGGAAAAGGAACAAATAAGGCAATGCCTTTTGACCAAGGGTAAAGAGCTTTTTACTCAATACGGCCTCACCAAAACCAGTATTGATGACCTTGTTCAAGCATGCGGAATTGCCAAGGGTTCCTTTTATAAATTTTTCTCCTCCAAAGAAGAACTTTTTTATATTATCTTACAAAATCAGGAGGAAATTACCAACCAGCTAATAGGGGGACACCTGCGAGAGAATCTCCCTCCCAAGGAGTTGATTTCTTCCTTCTTACATACGGCTTTTAAATTGGCCGATGAAAATCCCCTTTTACAGCAGTTTTTTCAGGAGGGGGAGTCTGAACGTATATTACGTAAATTACCCAAGCGTCTCATTAAAGACTTTGCACAAGATCACACCAAAAAGGGAATAGCTTTTGTTCAAGCCTTGATTCAACGCGGTGTGCTAAGAAAACAAGACCCGGAAGTAATTAATGCAGTCTTTCATGCCATTATGCTGCTTCGGCTACATAAGGAAGAGTTAGGTAAAGATTTGTTTCCTAGAGTTATGAACCTAATTATAGATTATATTGCGGAGGGCTTAACCAAAACTGATTAG